Proteins encoded in a region of the Drosophila sechellia strain sech25 chromosome 2L, ASM438219v1, whole genome shotgun sequence genome:
- the LOC6618152 gene encoding group XV phospholipase A2 — MRLKSGVLSVLLLTTFLALGECFWPFSKWHGTNDNPSAPPEPKLSPVIFVPGDGGSQMDARLNKPNSPYLICQKTHDWYNLWLDLEQLVIPMVYCWIDNVKLYYDKVTRTTHNTPGVETRIPGWGNPEVVEWIDPTKNSAGAYFKDIANELVKLGYIRRQNIHGAPYDFRKAPNENQQFFIDLKQLVEDSYEANNQSAVTFISHSMGSLMTLVFLQEQTLQWKAKYVKRMISLAGVWAGSFKAVKVFAMGDDLDSFALSAKILKAEQITHPSTAWLLPSPLFWKPSEVLAMTPSRNYTMAQLEEFFKDLDYMTGWEMRKDTIRYNRNFNPPNVELHCLYGDGIDTVERLQYKKSDISAETPKLIMGLGDGTVNQRSLRACKYWAGYSNAPINTLALQNVDHMHILSNPDVLKYIRTVMQQP, encoded by the exons ATGAGGCTCAAATCGGGAGTGCTTTCGGTGCTCCTGCTGACCACCTTCTTGGCCCTGGGCGAGTGCTTTTGGCCATTTAGCAAATGGCATGGAACAAATGATAATCCTTCTGCGCCCCCTGAACCCAAGCTGTCGCCAGTGATATTCG TACCCGGCGACGGAGGCTCCCAAATGGATGCTCGGCTAAATAAGCCCAACTCTCCCTACTTAATTTGCCAAAAGACCCACGACTGGTACAACCTGTGGCTGGACCTGGAGCAGTTGGTCATCCCCATGGTCTACTGTTGGATAGACAATGTCAAGCTGTACTACGACAAGGTCACGAGGACCACACACAACACTCCTGGTGTGGAGACGAGGATACCCGGCTGGGGCAATCCCGAGGTGGTCGAGTGGATCGATCCCACCAAGAACAGCGCCGGAGCCTACTTCAAGGATATAGCCAATGAGCTGGTGAAACTTGGATATATTCGCAGACAAAACATCCACGGAGCACCCTATGACTTCCGCAAAGCGCCAA ATGAGAACCAACAGTTCTTCATCGATCTCAAGCAGCTGGTGGAGGACTCCTATGAGGCCAACAATCAGTCGGCTGTCACCTTCATCTCGCACAGCATGGGCAGTCTAATGACCCTGGTGTTCTTGCAGGAGCAAACCCTCCAATGGAAGGCGAAATACGTGAAGCGCATGATCAGCCTAGCGGGAGTTTGGGCGGGAAGTTTTAAGGCTGTGAAGGTGTTTGCCATGGGCGATGATCTCGACTCGTTCGCCCTGAGTGCCAAGATCCTCAAGGCGGAACAGATAACACACCCATCCACGGCCTGGTTGCTGCCCTCGCCACTGTTTTGGAAGCCATCCGAGGTGCTCGCCATGACCCCAAGCAGAAACTATACGATGGCACAGCTGGAAGAGTTCTTCAAAGACCTCGACTACATGACGGGCTGGGAAATGCGCAAGGACACGATTCGGTACAACCGAAACTTCAATCCACCGAATGTGGAACTGCACTGTCTCTATGGCGATGGCATCGACACGGTCGAGAG ACTGCAGTACAAGAAATCGGACATTAGTGCGGAAACGCCCAAGTTGATAATGGGTCTCGGCGACGGCACTGTCAACCAGCGTTCTCTGCGAGCCTGCAAGT
- the LOC6618153 gene encoding cell division cycle protein 23 homolog, with product MAMQKFFSVLLPDVKRELRRGIIECSKRGLLHSTKWLAEMHHGLADVHIDNEAPDEDRTFSECQLEGIAPEEYSDYFLAKSYYDVREYDRAAHAVRNCESSVPRFLHFYSSYMAREKRRLDSTTDQANLHEPNQMRDLADLLATLRMEYGKSRLDGYGIYLYGVVLKALNLNQAAEQMLVQAIRLVPMLWSAYLELSPLIMEKKKLLSLQLGGHWMRHFFMAHTYLELYLNDDGLKIYEDLQASGFSKSIYLIAQMALVYHNKRDVDKAIELYQALLESDPYRLDNVDTYSNLLFVKEMKTEMAQLAHKAVSINKYRPETCCVIGNYYSIRCDHQVAISYFQRALKLNPKYLAAWTLMGHEFMELKNTNAAIQSYRKAVEVNKRDYRAWYGLGQAYEIIKMHYYSLYYFKIAHQLRPYDSRMLVALGETYEKLDKCENAVKCYWKAIDVGDIEGIAMYKLANLHEKLGDHETAVHCYIMYCEDERAATDKQSLYQGFITLANYYEKKSEYERAAYYAYKCLDSEDRKMEAKALLKTIDWKRNAEGQKKVKTTSAVANADTSSEDEMEWEMQDVRVRVPITSIATTTTSTTTAAAESASSSSLISLRPDRNLIQGMRRSQASRTSLTAPASSTTTTPSATAVTMSTEEAPGTSGGTSNPPEQAPSDDNSSMEISSVSID from the exons ATGGCGATGCAGAAGTTCTTCAGCGTGCTGCTGCCGGATGTGAAGCGGGAGCTGCGCCGCGGGATCATCGAGTGCTCCAAGCGGGGCCTCCTGCACAGCACCAAGTGGCTGGCGGAGATGCACCACGGACTGGCCGATGTGCACATAGACAATGAGGCGCCGGATGAGGATCGCACATTCAGCGAGTGCCAGCTGGAGGGGATTGCGCCGGAGGAGTACAGCGACTACTTCCTGGCCAAGAGCTACTACGACGTGAGGGAGTACGACAGGGCGGCGCATGCGGTCAGGAACTGCGAGTCCAGTGTGCCGCGCTTCCTGCACTTCTATTCCAGCTACATGGCCAGGGAAAAGCGGCGACTGGACTCGACCACCGACCAGGCGAATCTGCACGAGCCGAATCAGATGCGCGATCTCGCCGACCTGCTGGCCACATTGCGCATGGAGTATGGCAAGAGTCGGCTCGATGGCTACGGCATATACTTGTACGGAGTAGTCCTGAAAGCACTGAATCTCAACCAGGCCGCCGAGCAAATGCTGGTCCAGGCCATCAGACTGGTGCCCATGCTGTGGAGCGCCTATCTGGAGCTCTCGCCCCTCATCATGGAGAAGAAGAAACTGCTGAGCCTGCAGCTGGGTGGTCACTGGATGCGACACTTCTTCATGGCGCACACTTACCTGGAGCTGTACCTCAACGACGACGGCCTGAAGATCTACGAGGACCTGCAGGCGTCGGGTTTCAGCAAGAGCATCTACTTGATTGCCCAGATGGCTCTGGTCTATCACAATAAGCGGGATGTGGACAAGGCGATTGAGCTGTACCAAGCGCTTCTCGAGAGCGATCCCTACCGCCTGGACAATGTGGATACCTATTCCAATCTGCTGTTCGTCAAGGAGATGAAAACCGAAATGGCACAGTTGGCCCACAAGGCTGTCAGCATCAACAAGTACCGTCCGGAGACGTGTTGTGTAATAG GCAACTACTACAGTATCCGCTGTGATCACCAGGTGGCCATTTCCTACTTTCAACGCGCCTTGAAACTGAATCCCAAGTATCTGGCGGCCTGGACCTTGATGGGACACGAGTTCATGGAGCTGAAAAACACAAATGCAGCCATTCAGAGCTACCGAAAGGCAGTGGAGGTCAACAAGCGGGACTACCGCGCCTGGTATGGACTGGGCCAGGCCTACGAGATCATCAAAATGCACTACTACAGCCTGTACTACTTCAAAATCGCCCACCAACTGCGTCCCTACGACTCTCGCATGCTGGTTGCCTTGGGCGAGACGTACGAGAAGCTGGACAAGTGCGAAAATGCTGTGAAGTGCTACTGGAAGGCCATCGATGTGGGTGACATAGAGGGCATAGCGATGTACAAACTGGCCAATCTGCACGAGAAGCTCGGCGACCACGAGACGGCGGTCCATTGCTACATCATGTACTGCGAGGATGAGCGGGCGGCCACCGATAAGCAGAGCCTCTACCAAGGGTTCATCACGCTGGCCAATTATTACGAGAAGAAGAGCGAGTACGAACGAGCCGCCTATTACGCTTACAAATGCCTGGACTCGGAGGAT CGCAAAATGGAGGCAAAGGCGCTGCTGAAGACAATTGACTGGAAGCGCAATGCTGAGGGACAGAAGAAGGTAAAAACTACCTCGGCCGTGGCGAATGCAGACACCAGTTCCGAGGACGAGATGGAGTGGGAGATGCAGGATGTGCGAGTCCGAGTTCCCATCACATCCATAGCCACCACGACTACCTCCACGACCACCGCGGCTGCGGAGAGTGCCTCGAGTAGCTCCTTGATCAGCTTGCGTCCGGACCGAAATCTGATTCAGGGCATGCGTCGATCCCAGGCGAGCAGGACTAGCTTAACCGCGCCtgccagcagcaccaccaccacgccATCGGCCACTGCTGTCACAATGTCCACCGAGGAAGCGCCTGGAACATCCGGTGGCACTTCGAATCCGCCCGAGCAGGCGCCATCGGATGATAACAGCTCCATGGAAATATCCAGCGTATCCATCGATTAG
- the LOC6618154 gene encoding lysosomal Pro-X carboxypeptidase, which translates to MILRDMGEATVRAALSAVLGILLIAGCDCSQRFKYEIKEFQVPLDHFSFLINATFNIRYLYNDSFVDKSNARTPIFFYTGNEGDIELFAQNTGFLWEQAERQRALVIFAEHRYYGKSLPFGSSTFNTSLPEHLAYFTVEQTLEDYAMLITFLRNDRQMPVVAFGGSYGGMLAAWFRMKYPHLVTGALAASAPVLQFPGITDCDIFYRIVTSVFQNAYNENCTLNIGKSWKLFETLGASEAGKKQISDAFHLCNVLKTDDDLKKFLDYVEEVYSNLAMVNYPYNSSFLAPLPAYPVRQVCYYLKELHSTDADLLHAMSSALAVYTNYTQSAKCLDISVNSNADDSGWNIQSCNQMVMPICSNGSETMFRTSSWNFKDYAEKCYKNYRLTPKPYDIILRYGGRNLEAATNIIFSNGLLDPWSGGGVLQAPNDKVFVIILPEGAHHLDLRHSDPADPPSVRDARDKEAAIIARWIQDF; encoded by the coding sequence ATGATTCTGCGCGATATGGGAGAAGCCACAGTGAGAGCTGCACTGTCAGCGGTTTTGGGAATCCTGCTGATCGCGGGATGCGATTGCAGCCAGCGGTTCAAGTACGAGATCAAGGAGTTCCAGGTGCCGCTGGACCACTTCAGCTTCCTGATCAACGCCACCTTCAACATCCGGTATCTGTACAACGACTCATTCGTGGACAAGAGCAATGCCCGCACCCCGATCTTCTTCTACACGGGCAACGAGGGGGACATCGAACTCTTCGCCCAGAATACCGGATTCCTGTGGGAGCAGGCGGAACGACAGCGGGCTCTGGTGATCTTTGCGGAGCATCGTTACTATGGAAAGTCACTGCCCTTCGGGAGCTCCACGTTCAACACCAGCCTGCCGGAGCACTTGGCCTACTTCACAGTGGAGCAGACGCTCGAGGACTACGCCATGCTGATCACGTTCCTGCGGAACGATCGCCAGATGCCGGTGGTGGCCTTCGGGGGCTCCTATGGCGGAATGCTGGCCGCTTGGTTCCGGATGAAGTATCCGCACTTGGTCACCGGTGCCCTGGCAGCCTCGGCGCCCGTTCTGCAGTTCCCCGGGATAACCGACTGCGACATCTTCTACAGGATTGTGACATCTGTGTTCCAGAATGCCTACAACGAAAACTGCACCTTGAACATTGGCAAGTCGTGGAAACTCTTCGAGACTCTGGGGGCGAGCGAGGCCGGCAAGAAGCAGATATCGGATGCATTCCACCTATGCAATGTCCTGAAGACCGACGACGATCTGAAGAAGTTCCTGGACTACGTGGAGGAGGTGTACAGCAATCTCGCCATGGTCAACTATCCGTACAACAGCAGTTTCCTGGCCCCATTACCTGCCTATCCCGTGAGGCAGGTGTGCTACTACCTGAAGGAGTTGCACTCCACCGACGCCGATTTGCTGCACGCCATGTCCAGTGCCCTCGCTGTCTACACCAACTACACACAGTCCGCCAAGTGCCTGGATATATCCGTCAACTCCAACGCCGATGATTCCGGTTGGAATATCCAGAGCTGCAACCAGATGGTGATGCCCATCTGCTCCAATGGCTCCGAAACCATGTTCCGCACGTCCAGCTGGAACTTCAAGGATTACGCGGAAAAGTGCTACAAGAACTACCGCCTCACCCCCAAGCCATACGACATCATTCTGCGCTATGGCGGCAGGAACCTGGAGGCCGCGACCAACATAATCTTCAGCAACGGTCTTCTGGATCCCTGGAGCGGTGGCGGTGTGCTTCAGGCTCCCAACGACAAGGTCTTTGTCATCATCCTGCCCGAGGGAGCTCATCACCTGGACTTGCGCCACAGCGACCCGGCCGATCCACCTTCTGTGCGCGATGCCCGCGATAAGGAAGCAGCCATCATAGCACGATGGATCCAAGATTTCTGA
- the LOC116802350 gene encoding protein midgut expression 1, which produces MCLRLVGSALCCCCKLGLKCLCIFACSTVGVLVIVALVVYFCFFHNKSEDSTTKSYSDSTIDKSLKDSITTATEAPSLVRGYLQRMIQRI; this is translated from the exons ATGTGTCTGCGTCTCGTTGGATCCGCTCTCTGCTG CTGTTGCAAATTGGGCCTTAAGTGCCTCTGCATCTTCGCCTGTTCCACGGTCGGAGTTCTAGTCATAGTTGCCTTGGTCGTTTACTTTTGTTTCTTCCACAACAAATCGGAGGACTCGACCACAAAGTCTTACTCTGATTCTACTATCGACAAGTCCTTGAAGGATAGCATAACTACTGCAACGGAAGCCCCTTCGCTCGTCAGAGGATATCTCCAACGAATGATACAAAGAATCTAA